A stretch of DNA from Spirochaetaceae bacterium:
TCATTTAAATAATTTTTAATTTTTAATTTTCAATTTTCAATTTTCAATCTTTAATAAATATGTTATGCTGCCTTATGCGTATTTTATTTTTGGGCGAAATTATTAGTAAAAGCGGCTTAGAGGTTGTTAAAAAATTATTGCCAGATTTAAAAAGTGAATATAACATAAATTTAACCTTAGCGGCAGCTAATGCCGTAAGTTACGGTTATGGTCTTACCAAAAACCACGCCTTGTACTTGCGTAAGCTGGGCATAAATATTTTACTGGGGAACGAGGCCATTTTTTATCGCCAAGAGCTAGAGCTTAGCACTTTAGGTTTTGTGTTGCGGCCGGCCAATTTGCCGGCTAAAGCTACCGGGCGCGGTTATTTAATCCATAATGTAGATGGAGTAAAGATAGGCGTCATTAATATGCTGGGTATGGTTGGTTACAACCGTACGCATGCCAATAATCCCTTTCCTTATGCTAATGATTTAATTACCAATAAATTAAAAGAAAATAATTTTAATATATTAATTTTTCATAGCTTAGCCACCGCCGAAAAACAAACTATGGGGCACCTGCTGGCCGGCAGCGCCGCCGCCGTTATTGGTTACGGCACGCGCGCTCTTAGCGCCGATGGCGGTTTAATTGATAGTACGGCTTATATTAGCGATTGCGGCCGCATTGGCAGCCGGCATTCGGCGGCGGGGTTTGATGCCGAACTTAGCGCCGAAAAATTTATTACAGCCCGCCCGCTGCGCAATAAAGAGGCCACTTTGCAACCCGAGCTTAACGCTGTAGTGCTGGAGGTAAATGCCGAAGGCAAAGCCACCGGCCTAACCACAATTAGACGGGCGCTGGAGTAATTATTCATCGCCTTTATTTTGCTGGGTTTGCTGCCATTTAGCTAAGTTCTCCTGTTGTTCGCGCTTTTTACGGCGGCGCTCGGCTTTGCCTTTGTTTAAAAGCTCTTCGTCGTATTCTTTTATCACCGTAACGGCATCATACTTTAGATAAACAATAAGTTCGTATTTATCGTTTAAATTATTATAAGCCAGCACATCGGCTCTTTCGTTGCTAACATATTCCTTTGTGTAGTAGTCGCTGGCTTTATCGCCGCTGTAGCCTTCTTTAAGAACATTTTTGTCGCCTTTACCGTTAAGGCAGGTTTCTATTAATATACGTTTAGCCACCGCCGTCATCTTTAGGTTGGTAAGTATAACCGTTGTCATCTTATCGGAGTTAGTTGCGGCATCTTCCTGCTTTTCGGCCGCGCTTAAACGCTCGTTATGTTGCCGCTTGGCCTCTTTGGTTTGTTCTTTTTCTTGTTTACTTTGGTACTTTATTTTAAATAAGCCTTTATTAACCAACGTAAAAGTAAAAATATTTAAAAACATTATTATGCCTACAAAAATATCCAGATTAGCTGTTCCATCAAACCAGCGGCGTACCATAACAGCAAGCATAACCATAAGAAAGGCTACAAAATAAGAAAATTTAGT
This window harbors:
- a CDS encoding YmdB family metallophosphoesterase, coding for MRILFLGEIISKSGLEVVKKLLPDLKSEYNINLTLAAANAVSYGYGLTKNHALYLRKLGINILLGNEAIFYRQELELSTLGFVLRPANLPAKATGRGYLIHNVDGVKIGVINMLGMVGYNRTHANNPFPYANDLITNKLKENNFNILIFHSLATAEKQTMGHLLAGSAAAVIGYGTRALSADGGLIDSTAYISDCGRIGSRHSAAGFDAELSAEKFITARPLRNKEATLQPELNAVVLEVNAEGKATGLTTIRRALE